One Littorina saxatilis isolate snail1 linkage group LG1, US_GU_Lsax_2.0, whole genome shotgun sequence genomic window carries:
- the LOC138981948 gene encoding uncharacterized protein — MQLQDLMIRHMASYIAMEPSFVAVVIVVTLKMTSADEDSCEVHPLFNTREQSANFFAKPSWAGEGGILLEEEGVFVRRRHCPVRVRVNEEGNKTPSLSNGSNGKDNNAKKNNSQRKLKGSKRKRKKEKRKRFRKKKKKNS, encoded by the exons ATGCAACTTCAAGACTTGATGATCAGACACATGGCATCCTACATCGCCATGGAGCCATCATTTGTCGCTGTCGTCATTGTGGTGACGTTAAAAATGACGTCAGCTGATGAAGATTCGTGCGAAGTCCACCCCTTATTCAACACCAGGGAACAGTCAGCGAATTTCTTTGCAA AACCCAGCTGGGCAGGAGAAGGAGGGATACTGTTGGAAGAGGAGGGTGTGTTTGTCCGGCGTCGCCATTGTCCGGTGCGAGTGCGAGTGAACGAGGAAGGAAACAAGACGCCGTCGCTGAGCAACGGAAGCAATGGCAAGGACAACAACGCCAAGAAGAATAACTCGCAGCGAAAACTCAAAGGGTCCAAACGGAAGCGGAAGAAGGAGAAACGAAAACGCTtccggaagaagaagaagaaaa attCGTAA